From the Lactobacillus johnsonii genome, the window ACCCTTCTTTTCAAGTTCTGGGTTCTTGAAGATATCGTAAGCAATAACTTTTGCGCCAAAGCCTTCCATAATCTTCATAAATACTTGACCGATGTGACCAGTACCTACAACACCAACAAGTTGGTCACGAACTTCACGACCAATAGTAGGTGCCCAGCGTAAGTCGCGCTTAGCCATCTTTTCATCCATACGCTTATCTTGACGTAGTACGCGAGCAGCTTGAATTGCAGCATGTTCAGCAATTGCGTCAGGAGAGTATACAGGAACGTTAGTGATTTCAAAGCCTAATTCTTTAGCCTTGTCCATGTCGATGTTGTCAACACCAACGTTACGTAATGACATCTTAGTTACGCCAGCATCAGCTAAAGCTTGAAGAGTTTCAGGAGTGTAGTCTAATTGTTGGTAAACAACAACACCGTCAGCACCCTTAGCTAATTTAGCAGTTTCAGGGGTTAAAAGCTTGTCAGTGTATTCAACTTCAATATCCTTGTGTGCATCTTTCCATTCGTTTAAGAAAGGTTCTTCATCTTTACGAATAGCGTAAGCAAAAATCTTTGTCATAAATTAAACCTCCGTCAAAATTAATAGTATGACCGTCTTTTATTATACACTTGAGTTTGTTAATAAAAACACAAAATCTAATTTTTTTGAAACTTCTTTTAAAGATGTTTCATGTGAAACTATTAATGTTATAAAAAATTAATTTTCTTTTGATTATGAATATAGGGTGCCTTATGATAATGATTAGGGAAAAATAACGATAAGTAAGCTACTAATATGTTATTAAAATTTGATCAAGATAGATGAGGGAATAAGTAATGTCAGTTGTTGTTAAATATGTTGACCTAGATGATAATTTGGTTGAACTTGCAAATTCAGGAGAGCTAGAGGGAAGAGTAGGAGAAAAAGTAGATTATAGTACAAAAGACGAAGTAACAAAATTACTAGCTGCTGGTTATGTGCTGATTAATAATCCTTTTGATCAAAACGGTGAAATAAATTTTTTTAAAAAAGATTCTCAAGAATTTACGATCACTTTTAAACATGGAAAAGAAGAAATAACAGCCAAAAATTTAAAATATGGATGTAAATTAGAGGATGTTCAAATGAAAGGTGAACAAAGAGTTCACTATATTGGACTTGAAAAAAATATTCCTGATAAAGTTACTGAGATTGCTTTTAATCGAAAGATTATTTTTGACAAAGTTACTAAGCAAAAATTATTAACTAATACTTGGCAACCAGAAAAATATTTCTTTCCTTTAGTTGCAAGTCCCAGTGTTATGAACTATACACCTGATAAGGCAGTAATTGGCGGAGAAACTGGAACTAGTCAAAAGCCAAAACATGAATATGTGGTCACTTATCTACCTAATAAGAAAAATGCAAGAAGACAGAAAGCCGAAATAAAATTTATTGATGTTGATAATAACAACCAAGAATTAGCTACTTCTGGAGAACTAAAAGGAAAGCCTGGAAAAGAAATTTCTTATAATACGGCGGATGTTTTGAAGGATTTAACCGCTAAGGGATATGAAGTTGTTACTAATGATTTTGATGCTGAAGAGCAGAAGCCTGTTTTTGGAAATAGTAAAGATTATGTTCAAATCTTTTTTGTGGCTTTAAAACACAAAAAACAAGTTGTTAGCTCCGAACATCCATTTTCAGGAATTGATGCAAATCTTTATGAAAAAGAAGTTCATCGGACAATTAGTTTCTCAGGAATAGATGATAGGAAGCTAGATGATGTAGTTCAAACAGCCATCTTGAAACGCAGCTTAACAATTGATCTAGTAACTAAAAAAGTTATTTCAGGCGAATATACAAGCCAATGGCAGAGTAGTGAAACTTATCCTTCAGTACCTGTGCCTGTAGTGTCAGGATATCATACTCAAATTAGTGAAGTAGTAGCTTCACCGGTAGAAAAACATGATTTAACTGAAGAAGTTAAGTACCACAAAAATGGATACTTGATTCCTGTGGATGTAAATCATAATGAGTTTTCGAAAATAAATAAAAAGCAATTAATTACTAATTCGATTGATCCAACTAAAGTGGTTCTTCCAGAATTAGATTTAGAAAATATTGTCTTAAAACAAATCAAAGAAGTAAAAATTGAAGATCCAAGTCATAATTATCAAGTTCCATATTTACTAGTGCATAAATATATTGCAGTCGATGAAAAGCATCCGCACGAGGTAATCAATCCAGCGTACTACCGTCGAATTGTCACTGCTCGTGTTCATTATCAAGGAGCGGGTAAACAGACTCCTCCAGATGCAGAACAAACGGTGCGTTGGACAAGAACAATTACTTATGATGAAGTAAGTAAAGAACTTATTGAAAATGGAATGTATACGACAAAATGGGTAGCTGATAGAGATATTTTTGAAGCAACTCCTACGCCTGTAATTAAAGGATTTGCTGCAAATATTGGTTTAATAGGTGAACACCCAGTTACAGAAACTGACTTAATGGCGACCATTACTTATACTCCACTTGGAAAAATGATTCCTGTTGATGAGCATGGAAATGAAATCAAAAATGCTATGCATCCAACTTATGTTAATGATCCATATGATCCCGTACGTGTGCTTTTTACTGAAGAAGTACCGGAAGTGCCGGGATATGCACCAGTTCACGATACAATTTCTGTTAATGATCCTTTTACAGATATTAAAGTGTCGTATACTTTAAAGCCTCGCTATATTCCGGTAAATAGTGACCATCCTTATCGACCGATTAAGCCTACATTGTACAGCGTGCCCGTCAAGGAAACAATTAAATATCAAGGTGCTGGTGACCAAACACCAGTTACTCGTTTGCAAGCTGCATGCTGGACGCGCACTCTGACTGTAGATGAAAATACTGGTGAACTAGTCGAAGACGGAAAATACACAACTGCTTGGTCAATTGATAAAAAGATCTATACGGCAGTACCAACGCCAATTATTGATGGCTATCATGCTGATAAAAAGATAATTGAAGAAAAAGAAGTAAAAAAAGCTGATGTCGATTTGCAAGTGACGTATAAGCAAAATGGGAGAATTATTCCAGTAAATTCTAAAGGAAATCCTATAAAGAATGTTGTCCAACCACTATATGTAACCGAGGCGGATGATGCAACTAAAGTAAAAAGGATACAAGGAGTACCTAGAATTATGAATTATATTCCTGAAAAAGAACTTATTACTATAGAGGATCCTGAAAAGAATACGCGGGTTATATATTATACATTCAGTGAAATACGGGAATTAAGCGAAAAGAAGCTAAATAAAGAAAAGCAAGCAAACTTAAAAAATGATAGTTTAGAGAAAAGAGAAGAGAAGAAGAAAGTTGAAAAAATAGAAGAAAGAAATTTTAAAAAAGATGAAAAGAAAATAAGTAAAAGAGAGACAGGCATAAAAGATATGTTTTCTTGGTTTAAGTAGTTATATAACAAACTAGGCTTATAATTCGGTTAGATGAGTCTAGTTAAAACAATAAATTAATTTAAAAAACCAAATGATGTTAAAGAATAATTTTTTTCTTTGATATTGTTTGGTTTTTGTTTTGCATTTGAAAGCTCTTGACAAAATAAAAAATGGGGGGGGTAAACTAGGCTTGTATCTACTAGTTAGGTTGAAACAAGTTATTTAATTTAGTTAAAAAATGGAAGAGGAGGTTGTTAAGGTATCAACTTCGACTTTATAGAAGGTATTAGTAGTAACATATAACCCTTTGCTAAGCAGCTTGTTAAGTAACGACAAAAAAATTAAAAAAAACAATCTCAAAGACTATAAAATAACAAAATTCATTTTTAATAATTTTAGTGTATAAAATAATATACAAATTTTTGAATATTATCATATAATAAACACATTATTTTATTATATATAAAAACAATGAAATACAGTAAAAATCAGCAATTAAGCAAGAAAAATACTGATTAAATAACTTCTAGACCTATTCTTGTAATGAAAAATATTTGTTATAATAACACTAAAGATCCTATAGTATTACTAAAATATATTAATTATATAACAGTTAAATGGAGGAAAATAAGGAATGCTATCTAAGAATAACTACCAAGAACGCTTAAGAAAAATGGATGACAAACAAGAACGTTTTTCAATCCGTAAATTTTCTGTCGGTGCAGCTTCTGTTTTAGTCGGAACAGCTGTATTAACTATGCAAAATGTTCAAACAGCACGCGCCGATACTACTTCAAATACTACAACTAAGACAACAGATTTATCTTCAGAAGCTGAAGAACAAAACAAGCAAAATGCTTATGATAAAACTCTTAATGAGGCACAACCTACAACTAAGCCTGCAGATGCTCCTGTGGAGAGTCAAGATAGTAAGGTGGCCTCTTTTAGTGTGCCTAAAAATGAAGGAACATTTGTAGAAAAAACACTAACGCCTAATATTACTGAAGAGACAGAGGCAATGCAGGATAAGGCTGAGTTAGCTCAAGTAAATAGTGAGGATAAGTCAGCTGAAAACAATAAAACTAATGTAAAGGAAGAAAGTCAGACTGTTGAAGAGAATCAAATGGATAAGCGATCAGCTGAAGCGAATATATCGGATACAGAAAACACATTAGTAAGTAACACAACTTTAAATGTCCCTAAGACAACTCCAGCTACTACACGCTTTTCAGCAACAGCACTAAGTGAGAGCAAATTTCAAGTCAATGCTCCACGCGTGGGCCAAGATACTCCTGATACACAAGTTAAGAAAAATAATTATAAACTTGTAACCAATGCTACTGCACTTCAACAAGCAATTAATACTGGTGTTGCAGGTGTTAATATTGATAGAAGTATTGATGCTTCTAATGTTGATTTGGCTATTAGAAATACTTTTACAATTGTTGGTCTTAACGATGCAGCAGCACTTAATTTAGGTCAAAAATCTCTTAATAATTCCGGTAATTTAACTCTCCAAGATATTAAGATTAATGGATCAATCTCTGGTAGCGGTACGGTAAATATTAAGGGAAATGTTACTTCTAATGTAAATAGTACTAATTCTTCTGTTCCAACTCAGGATCAATATAATGCTCAAAATTATACTGGTAGTAGAACTAACTTTAAGAACTCTAACATTGCTGCTAGGAACGTAAATATTGAAAATGGTGCTTCCTTAACTATTAACAGTTCTGAAATTAATGATGGAATTAACTTAGCTGATGGCGGTACTGTTAAAGTTGGCGATAATGCTACTTTAAATGTTAACCTGACTAATACATCAACTACTGCTACCCGTTACCATGTTGCTGGTGTGTTTGCCAAGAATGGTGGTAACTTTATTAGTGGTTACAAGTCAAATGTTAATTTTAATACAGGATTAGGCCAAGCTATTGCGATCGGAGCAACCCGACCAACAAGTACTGACGCCGATAGATACGGTGGTTATGGTACACGCTCAAGAAATGATGGTCCAACATTAGTTCAATTAGGTGACTCATCGACTTTTAACTTTACTGGACGTGACGGTATTATCTTAGGTAATAATGCTAACTTTATTTCTGGAGAGAATTCAAATGTTCATTTTGAAAACAAGGGACGAGGAGTTGCTTTAGATTTAGCTAATAACTCAAATATCGAAATTTCTAAACATTCCATTACTTCTTTCCATTCTGTTGGCAAGACAGGAACGTCTGGTAGCTTTGATGGCTATAACTATATTGGTGTTAACGAAGGTGGTAATATTACTGTTGACGAATATGCTACCTTCCGTGTAATTCTTGAAGGTCGTGGCGATAATCCATGGGATGACGTAATTTCCTTAGATTCTAGAAATGCTAACACAAATGCTGCTTTCACTTCTAAGACAGGAGCAATTGTTGACATTCGTGATGATAATACTAACTTTTACGCAGAACTTATTTCATTCCCACTAGGGAGTGCAAACTCACGCATTGATATTCAAGATCCCCTAATGCTTAACCTGCAACGCTACTCTAATGGTGGAGCAACGACTGGTTGGATGGCTACTGGTGGTGACAAAATCAACACAACTTCGGCACAATATACTGCTAACTTAATTTATATGAGTGGTAATAAGGGAGTATTTAGTGTTAGTGGTGGGGATTACGATCCATCTAATCCTAATAGTTCCGGCTTTGTTGTTTACCAACAAATTAAGTCAGATGGCTCAAAACAAATCTGGCTCAATGTAAATAGCGTTGATATTCCAATGAATGGATTCCAAACTAAAGATATTTGGAATAATCAAGCAAACCCAGACGTATCAATTGCAGGTAATGGTTTAACTGCAGGTATTAAAGCGAACCAAGTTCATAACTTTGATGGGTCTCCACTAACTGGTCCGAATGCACCATACTATGGAATTTCAACCCAACGTGCTAGTCATCAAATTTGGATTCCTCATAGAACATCATTGGAAGTTACTGGTGAACACAAGAGTACTATTAAGTACGTTGATGAAAATGGAAAAGAAATTTTTCCAGAAAATACTCAATCATTAGATATGAAACGTAGTCTGATACTTGATATTACACAAGATAAGATTCAAGATATTCAGAATTATGCTTTAAGTCATACTGCAGATGAAACTTTAGAGTACATTAAAAACAGTCAAGCAGTAGTTCAAGATTCAGGTTGGGATTTCACTGATGCTAATGGTAAAGCTGTTATTGATCCATATAGTACAATTGACTCACCTAAATTGGCTGGCTATGCTGCAACGATCCAATCAACAAATGTTTCAACTTTAAAGGTTGGAGCAGATGCTTCTGCAGTAACTGCTAAATTTATGGTTGAACCATCTCAAGATATGGTTCAAAATGGCGAATTATCAACTGCTTACAAGCAAAATGGCACTACTGGAATTCCTGCAGATTATGTAACAGTAGTCGTTTATAATAAACAAGCAACTTATCAGGCAGGTAAAACTGATAGTAAGAGTGTTGTTCGTGATATTAACTACTTAGATGGTAAGACAGGCAAAAAGATTCCAGCTAACCTAATTAAAGATAATCCAGTTTCTCAAACTGTTACTATGCACCGTACTGAAATTCTTGATAATTCAGGCAAGGTAATAGGTTATGGGACTATTAGTGAAGATGGTAAGTCGTACACACTTAACAACGATTGGATTATTGATGGTAACTGGGAAGCTGTAAAATCACCAGACTTAACCACTAATGGTTACAAGACACCACGTTTTGAAAATGGTGATATAGCCAAAGTAGTTCCAGCAGAAACTGTAAATGAAAATACCCCTGATACTACTGTAAATGTTTACTACGACCACAATGAAATCCCAGTTGGTCCAGATACTCCAGATAAGCATGGGGTAGATTTAAACGAATTAACTAAAGATGTTAACGAAACTGTTCACTACGTATACAGTGATGGAACTAAGGCAGCTCCTGATGTTGTTCAAACTTCTAAGTGGACTAGAACTTTAACTATTGATGCAGTAACTAATGAAGTAATTTCCGATGGTCAATATACCACTGATTGGGCAATTCCTAAGGGTGAAAAGACTGTTTACGATCAAGTAGATACTCCAGTAATCAAAGGCTATCACGCAGATAAGCGTCAAATCAATGCTACAGTGGTTACTCAAAATAATATTGAAGAGACTGTTACTTACCAACCAAATGGTAAGATCATTCCAGTTGATCCAAATGGAGATCCAATTCCAAATGTACCAACCCCAACTTACCCAACAGATCCAACAGACCCAACTAAGGTAGTACCGGATGAACCAGTACCAGAAATTCCAGGATTGATTCCAAGTGTTCCAACAGTAACACCAGAAAATCCAGGTAAGGATACGCCAGTACCATATACCCCAGAAGTTCCAGCTAAGGATCAAGTAGCAGTTGTTAACTACATTGATGCAGATGACAACAACGCAATCATCACTAGCTCAGGCAACTTAACTGGTAAAGCTGGCGAAAAGATTGACTACAGTACTGCTTCAACGATTGAAGAACTAGAAAACAAGGGTTACGTACTTGTAAGTGATGGCTTCCCAGCAGGAGCAACGTTTGATAATGATGACAATACAACTCAAATCTACACAGTTGTATTGAAGCACGGTACAGTTCCAGTAACACCAGAAAACCCAGGCAAACCAGGTGAACCAATTAATCCTAACGATCCAGATGGTCCTAAGTGGCCAGAAGGCACTGGTGAAAATGGTGTAAAGAGAACAGGAACTCAAACTATTCACTACGAAGGAGCAGGCGACAAGACTCCTAGTGATGATGTACAAACATTCGACTTCACTAAGAAGATGCTGGTAGATAAGGTAACTGGTAAGATCATTGATGGAGGCGAATGGAATGTAACTAGTCACACATTTGGCTACAAGGATACTCCAGTAATTGAAGGCTACCACGCAGATAAGCGTAATGCCGGAGGATCTGTGGTAACACCAGATGACTTGAACAAGACTATCACAGTAAGTTACCAACCAAATGGTAAGATCATTCCAGTTGATCCAAATGGAGATCCAATTCCAAATGTACCAACCCCAACTTACCCAACAGATCCAACAGACCCAACTAAGGTAGTACCGGATGAACCAGTACCAGAAATTCCAGGATTGATTCCAAGTGTTCCAACAGTAACACCAGAAAATCCAGGTAAGGATACGCCAGTACCATATACCCCAGAAGTTCCAGCTAAGGATCAAGTAGCAGTTGTTAACTACATTGATGCAGATGACAACAACGCAATCATCACTAGCTCAGGCAACTTAACTGGTAAAGCTGGCGAAAAGATTGACTACAGTACTGCTTCAACGATTGAAGAACTAGAAAACAAGGGTTACGTACTTGTAAGTGATGGCTTCCCAGCAGGAGCAACGTTTGATAATGATGACAATACAACTCAAATCTACACAGTTGTATTGAAGCACGGTACAGTTCCAGTAACACCAGAAAACCCAGGCAAACCAGGTGAACCAATTAATCCTAACGATCCAGATGGTCCTAAGTGGCCAGAAGGCACTGGTGAAAATGGTGTAAAGAGAACAGGAACTCAAACTATTCACTACGAAGGAGCAGGCGACAAGACTCCTAGTGATGATGTACAAACATTCGACTTCACTAAGAAGATGCTGGTAGATAAGGTAACTGGTAAGATCATTGATGGAGGCGAATGGAATGTAACTAGTCACACATTTGGCTACAAGGATACTCCAGTAATTGAAGGCTACCACGCAGATAAGCGTAATGCCGGAGGATCTGTGGTAACACCAGATGACTTGAACAAGACTATCACAGTAAGTTACCAACCAAATGGTAAGATCATTCCAGTTGATCCAAATGGAGATCCAATTCCAAATGTACCAACCCCAACTTACCCAACAGATCCAACAGACCCAACTAAGGTAGTACCGGATGAACCAGTACCAGAAATTCCAGGATTGATTCCAAGTGTTCCAACAGTAACACCAGAAAATCCAGGTAAGGATACGCCAGTACCATATACCCCAGAAGTTCCAGCTAAGGATCAAGTAGCAGTTGTTAACTACATTGATGCAGATGACAACAACGCAATCATCACTAGCTCAGGCAACTTAACTGGTAAAGCTGGCGAAAAGATTGACTACAGTACTGCTTCAACGATTGAAGAACTAGAAAACAAGGGTTACGTACTTGTAAGTGATGGCTTCCCAGCAGGAGCAACGTTTGATAATGATGACAATACAACTCAAATCTACACAGTTGTATTGAAGCACGGTACAGTTCCAGTAACACCAGAAAACCCAGGCAAACCAGGTGAACCAATTAATCCTAACGATCCAGATGGTCCTAAGTGGCCAGAAGGCACTGGTGAAAATGGTGTAAAGAGAACAGGAACTCAAACTATTCACTACGAAGGAGCAGGCGACAAGACTCCTAGTGATGATGTACAAACATTCGACTTCACTAAGAAGATGCTGGTAGATAAGGTAACTGGTAAGATCATTGATGGAGGCGAATGGAATGTAACTAGTCACACATTTGGCTACAAGGATACTCCAGTAATTGAAGGCTACCACGCAGATAAGCGTAATGCCGGAGGATCTGTGGTAACACCAGATGACTTGAACAAGACTATCACAGTAAGTTACCAACCAAATGGTAAGATCATTCCAGTTGATCCAAATGGAGATCCAATTCCAAATGTACCAACCCCAACTTACCCAACAGATCCAACAGACCCAACTAAGGTAGTACCGGATGAACCAGTACCAGAAATTCCAGGATTGATTCCAAGTGTTCCAACAGTAACACCAGAAAATCCAGGTAAGGATACGCCAGTACCATATACCCCAGAAGTTCCAGCTAAGGATCAAGTAGCAGTTGTTAACTACATTGATGCAGATGACAACAACGCAATCATCACTAGCTCAGGCAACTTAACTGGTAAAGCTGGCGAAAAGATTGACTACAGTACTGCTTCAACGAT encodes:
- a CDS encoding D-2-hydroxyacid dehydrogenase; translated protein: MTKIFAYAIRKDEEPFLNEWKDAHKDIEVEYTDKLLTPETAKLAKGADGVVVYQQLDYTPETLQALADAGVTKMSLRNVGVDNIDMDKAKELGFEITNVPVYSPDAIAEHAAIQAARVLRQDKRMDEKMAKRDLRWAPTIGREVRDQLVGVVGTGHIGQVFMKIMEGFGAKVIAYDIFKNPELEKKGYYVDSLDDLYKQADVISLHVPDVPANVHMINDESIAKMKDGVVIVNCSRGPLVDTDAVIRGLDSGKIFGFVMDTYEGEVGVFNEDWEGKEFPDARLADLIDRPNVLVTPHTAFYTTHAVRNMVTKAFDNNLKMINGEKPDSPVALDKNKF
- a CDS encoding mucin-binding protein, translated to MSVVVKYVDLDDNLVELANSGELEGRVGEKVDYSTKDEVTKLLAAGYVLINNPFDQNGEINFFKKDSQEFTITFKHGKEEITAKNLKYGCKLEDVQMKGEQRVHYIGLEKNIPDKVTEIAFNRKIIFDKVTKQKLLTNTWQPEKYFFPLVASPSVMNYTPDKAVIGGETGTSQKPKHEYVVTYLPNKKNARRQKAEIKFIDVDNNNQELATSGELKGKPGKEISYNTADVLKDLTAKGYEVVTNDFDAEEQKPVFGNSKDYVQIFFVALKHKKQVVSSEHPFSGIDANLYEKEVHRTISFSGIDDRKLDDVVQTAILKRSLTIDLVTKKVISGEYTSQWQSSETYPSVPVPVVSGYHTQISEVVASPVEKHDLTEEVKYHKNGYLIPVDVNHNEFSKINKKQLITNSIDPTKVVLPELDLENIVLKQIKEVKIEDPSHNYQVPYLLVHKYIAVDEKHPHEVINPAYYRRIVTARVHYQGAGKQTPPDAEQTVRWTRTITYDEVSKELIENGMYTTKWVADRDIFEATPTPVIKGFAANIGLIGEHPVTETDLMATITYTPLGKMIPVDEHGNEIKNAMHPTYVNDPYDPVRVLFTEEVPEVPGYAPVHDTISVNDPFTDIKVSYTLKPRYIPVNSDHPYRPIKPTLYSVPVKETIKYQGAGDQTPVTRLQAACWTRTLTVDENTGELVEDGKYTTAWSIDKKIYTAVPTPIIDGYHADKKIIEEKEVKKADVDLQVTYKQNGRIIPVNSKGNPIKNVVQPLYVTEADDATKVKRIQGVPRIMNYIPEKELITIEDPEKNTRVIYYTFSEIRELSEKKLNKEKQANLKNDSLEKREEKKKVEKIEERNFKKDEKKISKRETGIKDMFSWFK
- a CDS encoding mucin-binding protein — translated: MLSKNNYQERLRKMDDKQERFSIRKFSVGAASVLVGTAVLTMQNVQTARADTTSNTTTKTTDLSSEAEEQNKQNAYDKTLNEAQPTTKPADAPVESQDSKVASFSVPKNEGTFVEKTLTPNITEETEAMQDKAELAQVNSEDKSAENNKTNVKEESQTVEENQMDKRSAEANISDTENTLVSNTTLNVPKTTPATTRFSATALSESKFQVNAPRVGQDTPDTQVKKNNYKLVTNATALQQAINTGVAGVNIDRSIDASNVDLAIRNTFTIVGLNDAAALNLGQKSLNNSGNLTLQDIKINGSISGSGTVNIKGNVTSNVNSTNSSVPTQDQYNAQNYTGSRTNFKNSNIAARNVNIENGASLTINSSEINDGINLADGGTVKVGDNATLNVNLTNTSTTATRYHVAGVFAKNGGNFISGYKSNVNFNTGLGQAIAIGATRPTSTDADRYGGYGTRSRNDGPTLVQLGDSSTFNFTGRDGIILGNNANFISGENSNVHFENKGRGVALDLANNSNIEISKHSITSFHSVGKTGTSGSFDGYNYIGVNEGGNITVDEYATFRVILEGRGDNPWDDVISLDSRNANTNAAFTSKTGAIVDIRDDNTNFYAELISFPLGSANSRIDIQDPLMLNLQRYSNGGATTGWMATGGDKINTTSAQYTANLIYMSGNKGVFSVSGGDYDPSNPNSSGFVVYQQIKSDGSKQIWLNVNSVDIPMNGFQTKDIWNNQANPDVSIAGNGLTAGIKANQVHNFDGSPLTGPNAPYYGISTQRASHQIWIPHRTSLEVTGEHKSTIKYVDENGKEIFPENTQSLDMKRSLILDITQDKIQDIQNYALSHTADETLEYIKNSQAVVQDSGWDFTDANGKAVIDPYSTIDSPKLAGYAATIQSTNVSTLKVGADASAVTAKFMVEPSQDMVQNGELSTAYKQNGTTGIPADYVTVVVYNKQATYQAGKTDSKSVVRDINYLDGKTGKKIPANLIKDNPVSQTVTMHRTEILDNSGKVIGYGTISEDGKSYTLNNDWIIDGNWEAVKSPDLTTNGYKTPRFENGDIAKVVPAETVNENTPDTTVNVYYDHNEIPVGPDTPDKHGVDLNELTKDVNETVHYVYSDGTKAAPDVVQTSKWTRTLTIDAVTNEVISDGQYTTDWAIPKGEKTVYDQVDTPVIKGYHADKRQINATVVTQNNIEETVTYQPNGKIIPVDPNGDPIPNVPTPTYPTDPTDPTKVVPDEPVPEIPGLIPSVPTVTPENPGKDTPVPYTPEVPAKDQVAVVNYIDADDNNAIITSSGNLTGKAGEKIDYSTASTIEELENKGYVLVSDGFPAGATFDNDDNTTQIYTVVLKHGTVPVTPENPGKPGEPINPNDPDGPKWPEGTGENGVKRTGTQTIHYEGAGDKTPSDDVQTFDFTKKMLVDKVTGKIIDGGEWNVTSHTFGYKDTPVIEGYHADKRNAGGSVVTPDDLNKTITVSYQPNGKIIPVDPNGDPIPNVPTPTYPTDPTDPTKVVPDEPVPEIPGLIPSVPTVTPENPGKDTPVPYTPEVPAKDQVAVVNYIDADDNNAIITSSGNLTGKAGEKIDYSTASTIEELENKGYVLVSDGFPAGATFDNDDNTTQIYTVVLKHGTVPVTPENPGKPGEPINPNDPDGPKWPEGTGENGVKRTGTQTIHYEGAGDKTPSDDVQTFDFTKKMLVDKVTGKIIDGGEWNVTSHTFGYKDTPVIEGYHADKRNAGGSVVTPDDLNKTITVSYQPNGKIIPVDPNGDPIPNVPTPTYPTDPTDPTKVVPDEPVPEIPGLIPSVPTVTPENPGKDTPVPYTPEVPAKDQVAVVNYIDADDNNAIITSSGNLTGKAGEKIDYSTASTIEELENKGYVLVSDGFPAGATFDNDDNTTQIYTVVLKHGTVPVTPENPGKPGEPINPNDPDGPKWPEGTGENGVKRTGTQTIHYEGAGDKTPSDDVQTFDFTKKMLVDKVTGKIIDGGEWNVTSHTFGYKDTPVIEGYHADKRNAGGSVVTPDDLNKTITVSYQPNGKIIPVDPNGDPIPNVPTPTYPTDPTDPTKVVPDEPVPEIPGLIPSVPTVTPENPGKDTPVPYTPEVPAKDQVAVVNYIDADDNNAIITSSGNLTGKAGEKIDYSTASTIEELENKGYVLVSDGFPAGATFDNDDNTTQIYTVVLKHGTVPVTPENPGKPGEPINPNDPDGPKWPEGTGENGVKRTGTQTIHYEGAGDKTPSDDVQTFDFTKKMLVDKVTGKIIDGGEWNVTSHTFGYKDTPVIEGYHADKRNAGGSVVTPDDLNKTITVSYQPNGKIIPVDPNGDPIPNVPTPTYPTDPTDPTKVVPDEPVPEIPGLIPSVPTVTPENPGKDTPVPYTPEVPAKDQVAVVNYIDADDNNAIITSSGNLTGKAGEKIDYSTASTIEELENKGYVLVSDGFPAGATFDNDDNTTQIYTVVLKHGTVPVTPENPGKPGEPINPNDPDGPKWPEGTGENGVKRTGTQTIHYEGAGDKTPSDDVQTFDFTKKMLVDKVTGKIIDGGEWNVTSHTFGYKDTPVIEGYHADKRNAGGSVVTPDDLNKTITVSYQPNGKIIPVDPNGDPIPNVPTPTYPTDPTDPTKVVPDEPVPEIPGLIPSVPTVTPENPGKDTSVPYNPVKDPDKVTTVEGKQIIHFVDGDNNKPLKDPNIQTYEFKITNGVPNESSHTFTLVNVPVIPGYVAEIKSAGGKTVTPDKPLAEVTVVYHKIGKIVPVDPNGNPIPNVPTPSYTNDPTDPTKVVPNEPVPAIPGKTPDKTTVTPVDPTKDTPVVYKDDKVPPAPNTQKAVVNFIDVNTGKIISTSGILSGRPGEDINKLFSSAEVIKQLEAAGYEVVYNAFDGDGVTKYFDNDGNTVQQFTIALKLKEKAKTPDPVLPDPEVPVEKETRSEQPVKQNVAVPTPEKPVEKKTTDNKEVLPQTGADSNEAATILGAVATAIGMTSLIGAKRRKKDDK